The Drosophila bipectinata strain 14024-0381.07 chromosome 3L, DbipHiC1v2, whole genome shotgun sequence region GAAGGACACAGTGGCATGGAAACGCTTGCCATGCTTCAGAATATCCAAGGTCAGAGCCACCTCCGGCGACTCGCGCTTCTCCTGAATGCGGTAGAGAGCACGCTCCAGATTCAGCCAAAATGAGATTTCCTAAAAGAAAGCCATAATGGGTAAGTGTATAAcaaggttttttaatttaaagactCACCTGCAGAGCAGTGCCCGACCCCGGGTCACGGTTCAGCTTGGTCACCTTTTTGATTTCGGTGATCCAGCGGTTGACACCGGTCTGCAGCTGGTTCAGGAACGTGGAGTCCTCCACCCTGTCCCCGAAGTCTGCCACCTTCGCCTTGCGGCCGTCGTCGGCGCACTTCCGAATCACGTTGTTGACGGTTTGGTGGGCCGTCAGAGTGATTTCCGGTATGTCGATGTTCTGCTGCAAGTGCAGCAGTCCCATCTCCAGCTCGGCCAGCTTCTTCTCCACGGAAGGAGCCATCTTGTCGCCGTCACGGTCAGCGCGTCCCGACTCTTTGACGTAAGACTTGAAGTACGGCGCCAGGGACTTACTGATGAACGCGTGCAGCGTCTCGTAAGGAGATCCGTCCGAGAAGTTGATCAGCCGCAGCTGCGAGTGAATCGACTTGTCCGCCTCCACCACCAAGCCACGCTTGATGCAAGCCAAGGAGGCCATGCGGCTGTTGGTGAAGTGGACATCGTTGCTGATCTGGTAGGTGACCTGCTCCTTTTCCTCCTCGCCCTCCGCAGGCTGCTCGCTGTCGTCCTCTGCAAAGATTAGATTGTATAAGCACCCATACGAAATTCATTAACAAGCTGTGGAATTTTAATGCAGTACTCCTACCCTGCTTAGTAGATTTAACCTCAGCACTTAATCCTGGAAGCAAATAAAGATAACGAGTTGCACCACCCACAACCACCCGATAAGAACacaaaataaactaccattatCGTTGATTGCCTAAACCCCCCAGACCCCCCTAAACGGTACTCATAAGTAAGTACGGCACTCACCCTCACCCACAACCGACACGACCCATTTGGCATTGGACTCAATGGCACGGCACTGACACAATTTCATTACCAAGGCGTCGACCTCCGGAAATTTAGCGGCCAAGGGAGAACCTTCAAAATTCGTGCGCTCAAGGCTGGACCTTGGCGCTGTCATTGCTCCCGCACAGGTGGCCCTGTTGGCAATGCCAATGCCATTTCCCACTGCCAATGTCAATGACAGCCCCAAAGTCGCGAGTAACAGAGTCAGTGGGTCAATGTGTGCGCAACTTCCAAGGTCGCTTCCGTAAACAAAGCCAACCTGTTGCTCgctttgtttacaaacaaacaaaagccgGCAGCCGGCGAATGGCAAAACAGCTGACGGAAGTTATCGGAAAACCGGATTCATCGCGCTATCGTTATCGAAGTGTGAGTCAGATGAGCTGACGTCATGCGCAGAAACTTGATTTGATGCCCTAACAAAAAGAGTAGCGACTATAACATAGACTGAAACTGCAAGTGTATTTTTTACACATACAAGGGGTTTGGTTAttaatgtttttatattataaatcttatattttgaTCGTATGTTCCCCAAGTATCATAACTATATTTATTCTGGAAAAATTTGTCCATATAATCCATTTCTTTAATACGGAGTTTACAAGCTcacgtttctttttttgtaaaaaaaatatttttggattCACAACACATAATACATAATCCGCATAAGTTCCTACTTAAACTgaatcttatttttatttgttaaatattttttatctccAGGAATTAACATCAATTTCGTCAAATACATCAATTTACCATAATGTaaccatttttgaaataaatatacatataaatataaaattatttttagaaataaataacaaataatacaGGATTCCAATAAGTAGAGCAATCAAAAGTCGACCTTATTAGGAAACATACATATCCAATTGGAATTCAACCAAAAACAACTGGCCAATTGATTTTTAACTAACTCGTTTTGTATTCTGATAGCACACCTATAAAAATGAGTCATTTTCAAATTGGAAGATACTTTTTGTAGCTACATATTCCACTAAACTTTCAATTCTTCTAGGAACTTTCTTTTATCTTCAACAGACGCCATTTTGTATGCAATTTTTGTGGTACTTGTTTGCCAGCGAGGCATAAAAACTCTCCATACCTTTAATGCAATTACGCTGGACATAAAGAGCCTGGACCTGGGGATCCGAAAGGAACTTGCGAATGGTATCCTGGTTGATTGGATCATCCAGAGCAGCGTTTAAAGACACAGGCACCACATCGTCGTCCGGCAGCAAGATGGTCACCGCCTTACGCAGATAGTTGGCAAATGCATCGTAATTGGCTATTGACACATTCACGCCCGGATCCACCGAGGTGTCGGTGTTCTCCAGGGAGTCACCCATGGTTGTAAACTAGTTTTTGTTCGGTTTAATGCAGTTAAATTTGTTCAATTGGATTTTTCACTCCGAGTGAAAAATTACGTGTGAAGTTTTTTTTCGCGAATGCAGCTTCAGCGTAGCCATACagccaaaaaaaggaaaaattccGATAGACCTGGAGTATATCGGAAATGCAAAACTGGGCCTGGCGTTGCCACTTAGTCGAAATGCCTTCccgccaaaaaatatacatacaaatatagGCCTCTAAATCGATGTGGCAGCTCTGCGGTATACCACAGCTGTTTTACTGTGGAATGCATTTCAGTTATTGTGATCTTGTTATTTAATAACTTATAAATGTGTaatttattcaattaaaaatattaagatgCTAATTCTACGACACCTGCGTCCTGGTAGTGGACTACCGTGGATAAGCTGGCGTCGTCTAATTACCCAAAGCTGCACCGGAAACAAGGTAAATGGATAACTAACAAGTAGTGGCAAATTAAGACACTATTTTATAGACCGTAGATCTAACAAATGAGGTAAAACATAAAATTGAAGGACACTGGAGGGAGCAGCTCATCGGTGGGCAGTTTAACCCCAAGGAGGCCAAAGAAAAGTACTATGTTCTGTCAATGTTTCCATATCCTTCGGGGAATCTTCATATGGGCCATGTGCGAGTTTATACCATCGCAGATGCTGTGGCACGTTTCCAGCGAATGTGCGGCAAGAATGTGTTCCAGCCCATGGGTTGGGATTCTTTTGGCCTGCCGGCGGAGAATGCTGCCAATCAACGGGGAGTGGAACCTGCTGCTTGGACGGATCAGAACATAGACCAAATGAGAAAGCAACTTAAAAGACTGGGGTGCTCCTTTGACTGGAACCACGAACTATCCACCTGCAGTCCACAGTACTACAAGTGGACTCAACACCTCTTCCTCATGCTCCATCGCCACGGATTGGCCTATCAGAACGAGGCTCTGGTGAACTGGGATCCCGTCGACAAAACTGTTTTGGCAGACGAGCAGGTGGATGCCAATGGGTGCTCCTGGCGTTCCGGGGCTAAGGTGGAGAAAAAGCTGCTGCGGCAATGGTTCATCCGAACGAGTGCCTACGCCAAGCAGCTGCTGGATGGACTGGAGGATCCGACACTACGGGATTGGCGGGATATTATTAACCTGCAACGCCATTGGATAGGCGAGTGTGATGGTCACGCCTTTACGCTGCTAACCTCCGCCTCAGGACTGCTACGTGTTTGGACCGCTCATCCCGAACACCTTAAGGATCCTCACGCGTTTCTCGTTCTGCGAAGCACTCACCATCTGTCGAAGATAGAGGATGCCAGCATTCTCAGCGTGGAGAACCCCTTTGCGGGGACTACAATGCCTGTGGTATTTGGGGATAACGTGAAATTCCCGTCAAAGTGCGATGTTTACCTAGCAGCCCCCAGTTTCCGCAGCGAAGACAAGGAGCTGTGGGACTCGTATGGCCTTGCATTTTGTTCCAATGGTCAGGATGAAGCCAGTCTCAACCCAGGTAACTGGGAGCTCCTGCGAAAGGAGGTCTTGCAGGCAGCCACACGCTTGAATGTGGGAGGCTACCGAGTGTCTTCGAAGCTGCAAGATTGGCTGATTTCGCGGCAACGCTACTGGGGAACTCCCATTCCCATAGTTCACTGTTCCAAATGTGGAGCAGTGCCTGTGCCAGAAGATCAGCTCCCAGTCACCCTGCCGCCAAAGAACTCTCCCAAGGAAGCCTTTCTCTGCGAGTGCCCAAAGTGTGGGCAAAAGGAGGCTCGTCGTGAGACCGATACCATGGACACCTTTGTGGACAGTTCCTGGTACTACCTGCGTTACCTGGATGCCCAGAACTCGGAGCGTATTTTCGACTCGGAGCTTGCCAACCGCTTCATGCCCGTCGATTTGTATATCGGCGGAAAAGAGCACGCCGTGCTCCATCTTTATTATGCCCGTTTTATGAATCACTTCCTGCACAGCTGTGGTCTTTCCCCCACTAGCGAACCCTTCTCCCGCCTGCTGGTTCAGGGCATGGTCATGGGTCGCTCTTTCAGGGTGAAAGGCAGCGGACGTTATGTTCCAGAAGCTGAGGTAGAGGTGGTGAACGCCAAGAAGAACCAAGCCGTGCTTAAAGAAACCAAAGAACAGGTGGTCATGAGCTGGGAAAAGATGTCCAAGTCGAAGCTGAATGGCGTAGAGCCCAGTGACATGTTCGATGAGTACGGTACGGACACCACTCGCCTCATTATCCTGGCCGACGTGGCGCCCACTTCTCATCGCAATTGGTCCAGTGCGAGTaagtattaaaaattaaacgcTGATACGACATGACATGATAACTGTGGATCCTCAGCGTTTCCTGGCATCCTAAACTGGCAGAAGCGTTTGTGGCTAACTCTAGAGGACTTCCAAGCTGCCAGAGAAGACTCCTCACCTGCGCTTGTGGATGTCAATAGCGAAGAGTTCCTCGCCGATGATGCAAAGCTCTTTGACGCAAGAAACTTTTACGTGAAAGGGGCAACGTTTAACTACCGGCATGCTCATCAACTGAGTGTGGCTATCTCCAAGATGCAGGGACTGACCAACTCCCTGAGGGTAAGTGAATGGAATGTAGCGTCATAGAAACTATTGTTCTGAATTGAATCCCCTCCCTAGCGTACACCCAAGCACATTCTGCGCCATGGAAAGCAGTTTGAAAGGGCTCTAGCCGCCCAAATCATCATGTTGGCACCGATGGCGCCGCATTTCGCATCGGAACTGTGGTCCAAGTTTGTGGCTGTTCCAGGAAGACTGAATCCAGCCAGTGAGGAGCTGCAGTGGTCTGAAGATGTGCTGGCGCAGCGTTGGCCGGACATTGACGCCGTCTACAACCTCGACCTGAGCATCAAAGTGAACGGCTTCGAGAACTGTGTGATCAAGGTGCAGCGAACTCTCCTCGACAAGGTTACGCACAGCGATGCCCTGGACATAGCCTTTAACACGGAATCGGTAACGTCTTACCTCATTGACAAAAAAATACGGACCACCAACTTTGTGCTCTACCCGGGCATAGAAGCGATTTTGAATATCTACGTGGACAAGGTGCAGAAGAAGCAAAAGCCGGAGAAGAGCGATGATGCAGAGGCTCTGCCCCGGGTGTAGGATAAGTCACTAGAGAGGGTCGAATGTAGGAATCGGAGCCATACTACTTATCTAGAACTAGGCACTTATCAAAGATGAAATGGTTTTAGTtagcaaacatttttttatatttttaattggtaatgtttttgaaatattttgatgaACTATTCGAGTGCTCTTCCATACCAAGATGAAGTGGAGGTGTCTTAGCTTTACCCCAAATAATATGTTTTGTTAGGAATGGCAAAGTCAACCCAGGGTTCAACCCGCCCGAAGGCATTTTCCGTGATGGCCAGATAAACGGCATCCTAGTTTGGTACTCTTTAATTATGtttaatgttaaatatttataaaaattggacTAGTTGTAAGCAGCTGCTTTACAGGATTGGTCACGAGGGACAAATGTAAATGCCTAGAATCGTAGGAATATAATGGTTGCTCTATTGGTGCACCTCTATCTAAAAGAAGCCACTATAACTAATAACTTTTCTCTGAATCTCTCGTGGGAATCGGCCAATCACTTCATTAGCTCGCACATCAGATTTCGCAGGTAAACATCCAGCTGGGCGTAATCCAGGAGCGTGTTCCGCACTATGTCAAGGAGCATGCTTGGCCACAGGGTTTCCAGTTTGTGCAGCTTCTCCACAGCGTTGCAGGTGTTTTCCAGCAAGAGCGCAAAATGTTGTCGACCCCTGTCCCGGGCACTGGGTGCCATGGCCGTGGTGCCGGATTCCTGCGTTGGATTTAAAGACAGAGCGGAGGACGAAGCAGCTCCCGGCCCTGCGGCATTTTTCTTCCACTGGAGCGCCTCTTTTCCCACCACCAGGCGCAGAGGCTTGTTGTCGGGGCGGAGAAGCCATTCCTTGGGCGACTGCTTGCTGGCCGTGCAGCTCTCATCCAGCCGCAGTCGGGCCAGCAATGGTTGGAGCATTACTTCGGGCATGGACCACAGCACCAGGTCGGACAAGCCGGCGTACATGGCGTTGGCAGCCTCCACCTCTGCTTCGGTAACCTCCTGACCGTTAAGCTGCTTTAAGCCCCAGTGCGAGAGTCGGTAAATGGCATAGGCTCGCCAAGAGTCTTTGGTAGTGATTCCATTGCCCTCCGAGTCTATCAGCAGGCTACTCAAGCCCTGCAGCTCCGCCAAGCCATTCAGTTGTCCCAGGCAGGAGATGTTCGTCTCCCGGAAAACAAAGTGCTCGGCGTGTGGAAAGCGCAGCTTGATTCTTCCCAGGACGCACACAATGCTGTTGAAGTTGATGTAGCTGAAGTTGAGGGTGTGGACGTCGTTGGCCTTGGCCGGATTCCACTGCTTGTCAATGAAGCGCAGGGCACCTTGGCCATAGATGTTCAGGTATCTTCCACAAATCTCTATCAGGTAGTCCCCGCCCTGTTCTCTTTCCCTTTCAGCGGCACTGGGCTTGGAAACCGTCATGGCGGCAGCAGGAGTGGCTGCAGCTCCTCCGGCTCCTGCAGAGGATCCCCCTGCACCCGCGCTATTGCCCCCTCCCCCTGTCGCAGCTGTGGAAGCTTGTGAGGATCCGGCACTTGTTTTCGGTTGGGTGGCCACCAAGGATAGCCCATTGTTGGTGGTGGCCTTTCCTCGGCCTCCGCTGTTGGAGCTGCTACTGTTGCTAGTGCTACTGCTCACGGTCTGCGCTCTGACCAGACTGCCGGGCATATACCGCCTGGAAGAGGAGCCGCCTCCGCCCCTTTGGTTAATTTGCAACCCCAACTGTGTGATTGGGGCGTGTCGGGATCTCTGTTTACTGCTGGTTGGGCGACTGGGGTTGGAGGTTGCATTAGTAGGCACAGGCAGCGAATTGACAGCCGAACCTGGTGGCGGAGGGGAGGTGTCGTTAGGTATGGGAGTTCCTGGCACAGCCGGAGGAGTTAAAGTCAACGCCGGGGGAGAGGGTGAAGAAGCCACAACAGCCAGTGGAGTTGTCTTGGCGCCATCTGGTGATGGTGTGGCTGGAGCAGGTGGAATCGGTGATGGTGGAGACTTTTCAGTTGCCACCACCTTGTTGCAGTTTTCATCGATTTGCGGGGTCTGGGGCTTAGTTTTTCCATTGGCCTCCTCGTTATCCGTGCTGTAGCAACTGGAGCACGAGTCCACGTTGGGTCCCAGGCTGGAAGCCTCCGAGGAAACGCCCTCCTCCTCTAGAGGACTCTTCACATTGTTAGAAATTGGGGGCAGCTTAATTAGAGCTTGGAGCTCGTCCATTATCTCCTTGGGCTGCTGTGATTCCTCGGAGGTCTCGGTCTCCGGCTCCTCGGCAGTGGGACCTTCGTTGGACTCGTTGATCTTGGCCAATTCGCTGGTGAGCCGGCTTTTCGGACGACCGACAACTGTCTGCTGAGATCGGAGAAGCTCCCAGTTGGTCCGGGCATTAGATATCACCTCCTCCCGCCGGATGCTCTGATAGGCCACCGAGCTTCCCGCGGCAGCCTGGGCTTGCTCCTTATGCTGGCGCCAGGCCAGGGCAGCCCGACGTACTTGCTCCGTGATGGGCATTTGGCTAAGAgactgcagcaatggcagatAGGAAACCAAGAAGGAAACACAATCACCAGCCAGGGACACGGGATTGTTTTCTATGGTGACCTCCAGGAGGCGACTGGCCCTGGCAATGCTGGCCATGTCATCGACCTTGTGCAGATCATTGTGGCACAGCCAGAGCCTCTCCAGAGCCACCAGATGCTGGAAGCCATTGATCCGCCGCAGCTTATTCCTCTTCAGGTTCAGTTCTCGCAGGCACCGGAGTCCCAGGAAGTCCTGCTGGTTGATCTGCCGTATCTGGTTCCCGGCCAGGTTCAGCGACTTGAGCTGCTGCAGGCAGTTGATCTTGCTTCCCAGGGTGGTGAGTTTATTTCCATGCAGATCCAGCACTCTCAGCGAGTCTTTCAGGGACGCCAGCCCTCCAATGTCCGTTATCCGATTCTttcccagcagcagcaccgaAAGCACCGGCAGTCCATCCAGATTGGCAATGCGCTCGATTTGGTTATCGTACAGGTCCAGGAAGACCAGTTGCTGGAAGATATTCCCGTAGCTGGCACTTAGGCTAAGCTGCTTGTTCTTGATGCTCAACTGCTCCAGGGCGGCGAAGGAGCTCAGGACACTGTGCGGGTCCTCCTCCTCGCCGCAGGCTCCGCACAGGGAGATATTACTGCTGTGTAGGGCGCTGCTCTCATCGCAGCTCTGGAGGAGATTGCTTGCCCCACCACCCAAGGCCACTGCTCCCTTGGTGGCCTTTAGAAGGGCCCGACGTTGGATGAGCTGCTGTTGGTGCTTCATAGCTTGGAGACTGCTGCTCACAAAACTCTTGGACTTCTCCAAGCCATATCGCATCCTAAGAGCTGGCGGGGGTGTCAGCTGGGCCTGACCGTAGTTGTAGCCCCTCTTGGCCAGCT contains the following coding sequences:
- the LeuRS-m gene encoding leucine--tRNA ligase, mitochondrial, producing MLILRHLRPGSGLPWISWRRLITQSCTGNKTVDLTNEVKHKIEGHWREQLIGGQFNPKEAKEKYYVLSMFPYPSGNLHMGHVRVYTIADAVARFQRMCGKNVFQPMGWDSFGLPAENAANQRGVEPAAWTDQNIDQMRKQLKRLGCSFDWNHELSTCSPQYYKWTQHLFLMLHRHGLAYQNEALVNWDPVDKTVLADEQVDANGCSWRSGAKVEKKLLRQWFIRTSAYAKQLLDGLEDPTLRDWRDIINLQRHWIGECDGHAFTLLTSASGLLRVWTAHPEHLKDPHAFLVLRSTHHLSKIEDASILSVENPFAGTTMPVVFGDNVKFPSKCDVYLAAPSFRSEDKELWDSYGLAFCSNGQDEASLNPGNWELLRKEVLQAATRLNVGGYRVSSKLQDWLISRQRYWGTPIPIVHCSKCGAVPVPEDQLPVTLPPKNSPKEAFLCECPKCGQKEARRETDTMDTFVDSSWYYLRYLDAQNSERIFDSELANRFMPVDLYIGGKEHAVLHLYYARFMNHFLHSCGLSPTSEPFSRLLVQGMVMGRSFRVKGSGRYVPEAEVEVVNAKKNQAVLKETKEQVVMSWEKMSKSKLNGVEPSDMFDEYGTDTTRLIILADVAPTSHRNWSSATFPGILNWQKRLWLTLEDFQAAREDSSPALVDVNSEEFLADDAKLFDARNFYVKGATFNYRHAHQLSVAISKMQGLTNSLRRTPKHILRHGKQFERALAAQIIMLAPMAPHFASELWSKFVAVPGRLNPASEELQWSEDVLAQRWPDIDAVYNLDLSIKVNGFENCVIKVQRTLLDKVTHSDALDIAFNTESVTSYLIDKKIRTTNFVLYPGIEAILNIYVDKVQKKQKPEKSDDAEALPRV
- the LOC108121111 gene encoding uncharacterized protein, producing MAKCRSRSVLNDDAPAPEPSCPVPVPALAPAPAPAPPNPSPQPQQQQQQNYLPQTSLLKIEPFVPSFNQRLRRRPIGRSHSTLSHNAIPKRPVQQIQPQSELQVGQPQPLKRNYVQIRQHQQQQQQQQQQVQPQRNLQRSVGIQRQRSKSTSSSAASNNCRPVTAAATPNTLVGSTGGTLVSGAIVTPQANGICRIQRLAKEREELPDRINYDRRGLTAIPIFEQEPNLRLLSLQHNLINTFHIPKEQPPPPPPPPVAPPPAISTPREGNNNKQNEYNNNTNGNKPEGGRSSLRGHPPGRLTRAMTNAGGNSYNHRLSPKSGGSPGSGSPLTTQALAINGGGAAGRSKLAKRGYNYGQAQLTPPPALRMRYGLEKSKSFVSSSLQAMKHQQQLIQRRALLKATKGAVALGGGASNLLQSCDESSALHSSNISLCGACGEEEDPHSVLSSFAALEQLSIKNKQLSLSASYGNIFQQLVFLDLYDNQIERIANLDGLPVLSVLLLGKNRITDIGGLASLKDSLRVLDLHGNKLTTLGSKINCLQQLKSLNLAGNQIRQINQQDFLGLRCLRELNLKRNKLRRINGFQHLVALERLWLCHNDLHKVDDMASIARASRLLEVTIENNPVSLAGDCVSFLVSYLPLLQSLSQMPITEQVRRAALAWRQHKEQAQAAAGSSVAYQSIRREEVISNARTNWELLRSQQTVVGRPKSRLTSELAKINESNEGPTAEEPETETSEESQQPKEIMDELQALIKLPPISNNVKSPLEEEGVSSEASSLGPNVDSCSSCYSTDNEEANGKTKPQTPQIDENCNKVVATEKSPPSPIPPAPATPSPDGAKTTPLAVVASSPSPPALTLTPPAVPGTPIPNDTSPPPPGSAVNSLPVPTNATSNPSRPTSSKQRSRHAPITQLGLQINQRGGGGSSSRRYMPGSLVRAQTVSSSTSNSSSSNSGGRGKATTNNGLSLVATQPKTSAGSSQASTAATGGGGNSAGAGGSSAGAGGAAATPAAAMTVSKPSAAEREREQGGDYLIEICGRYLNIYGQGALRFIDKQWNPAKANDVHTLNFSYINFNSIVCVLGRIKLRFPHAEHFVFRETNISCLGQLNGLAELQGLSSLLIDSEGNGITTKDSWRAYAIYRLSHWGLKQLNGQEVTEAEVEAANAMYAGLSDLVLWSMPEVMLQPLLARLRLDESCTASKQSPKEWLLRPDNKPLRLVVGKEALQWKKNAAGPGAASSSALSLNPTQESGTTAMAPSARDRGRQHFALLLENTCNAVEKLHKLETLWPSMLLDIVRNTLLDYAQLDVYLRNLMCELMK